AGAGCTGTATCTACTACGTCTGTTGAAGTTAGACCATAATGTACCCATTTACGTTCCTCACCAAGTGTTTCAGAAACCGCGCGAGTGAACGCTACTACATCATGTCTCGTTTCTTGTTCAATTTCTAATATACGGTCCACATTGAACGATGCGTTTTTACGAATTGTTACAACATCCTCTTTTGGAATATCCCCAATTTCAGCCCATGCTTCACAAGCTAATATTTCTACTTCCAACCATGCATTGTATTTGTTTTCTTCTGTCCAAATTGCTCCCATTTCAGGGCGTGTATAACGTTCTATCATTAATATTGCTCCTTTTTTATGACCAAATTTTGGATTGTTCGATTTCCTTTAACGTCTCTTCTATATTAGTAGAAAGTATTGTTACATGTCCCATTTTGCGATTAGTCTTTGCCTCACTTTTGCCATACATGTGAACAGACCAGTTTGGATATTTACTAATAGAGTTAGTTAGAGGAATCACATGTTGTCCTAGTATGTTAACCATTATTGAGTCAGTCCATAACTTCGGTTCTCGAAGTGGCCATCCACAAATAGCTCTTATATGCTGATGAAATTGAGAGATACTACAAGCCTCAATTGAATAGTGTCCAGAATTATGTGGTCTAGGAGCCAATTCATTTATTAAGATTTCATTATTCTCTAGAACGAACATTTCTACCGCTAGTGTACCCACTAGATTTAAATGGTTTGCAATTGTTTCTGCAGCTATTATTGCTTTTGTAGCAAGTGATGCATCAATTCTTGCTGGAACTATCGTTTCATGCAAAATATGGTTCACATGAATATTTTCTCCAATAGGTAGACAATATGTTTGACCAGCACCGTTTCTTTGGACAATAACAGAGATTTCCTTTTCGAATGAAACAAATGCTTCTGCAATACAGGCGGAATGTTCGAAAAGAACTTTTGCATTATTTAAGTGATCCTTTGATCGGACTATCTGTTGGCCTTTACCGTCATATCCACCTCTTGCAGTTTTTACAACACAAGGAAATCCAATTTCTTCTATACGTTGTTCTAGTTCCTCAAAAGTACTAGCTTCGACAAATTTTGCAATTGGCACACCTGAAGCTTGAATTTCTTTTTTTTCATTTATTCGATCTTGCGTAATTTTAACTAATTCCGCACCTTGAGGGACATAAGCAATTTCCGTTAGTCTTTTCAATCCGGTATAATCTATATTTTCAAATTCATATGTGATTACGTCACTTACTTCTGCAAGTTCTTCTAGTGCGGCTTCATCGTTATAAGGTGCAACAATGCGAATATCCGCAACCTGCCCACATGGAGAATCTATCGTAGGCTCTAGTACCGCTATTTTGAATCCTGCTTCTTTTGCAGCTAAAGCCATCATTCGTCCAAGTTGGCCACCACCGATTATACCGATTGTTTGCCCTGGGTAAATTACTTTTGTCATTCTAACTCACCATTACTCTCTAAAACGCTATTTTTCGTAGCTTCTCTTCTATTTTCAAGACGTTTTTCAACATCTCTATCTGTAATAGAAAGAATTTGTGCAGCAAGTAAACCTGCATTCGTTGCTCCAGCTTTCCCGATTGCCACTGTCGCAACTGGTACTCCGCCTGGCATTTGTACGATCGACAATAGGGAGTCCAGTCCATTAAGTGCCTTTGATTGAACAGGAACACCGATAACTGGAAGTGTTGTCTTAGCTGCAACCATACCTGGTAGATGAGCAGCACCGCCAGCTCCAGCAATGATTACTTGAATCCCACGCATTCTCGCTTGCTCTGCATATTCAAACATTAAATCAGGTGTACGATGTGCAGAAACTACTTTTTTTTCATATGGTATTTGAAGTTCTTCAAGAATTTCGCAACTGTGTTTCATCGTTTCCCAATCACTGACACTGCCCATAATTACACCAATTTTAACGTTCATTATTCTCGTCCTCCCATCAATCTTTCATTGGCATATTTGGCGAAGCTTAATAAAAGATAGGCATAAAAAAATTCCTTAAATAAACTACTCTCTTCGCAAGAAAAGCAGTTTACTCAAGGAACAAAGTTGCCAAATTGGTGACTACTAACATATGTAATCACATTCTCTTAGCAGAGTCCAAAAGTTGCTTTCCCGCATAGTCCTGTCATTTACGGTGACATGGTAGAGACGCTAAAGCCAATTCTTTAGCATATATGGGGATATTTCCGTTCATTTCTATTTATATTTTAACAATTCTTATGAGTCCCGTCAATATGTAAAAACGAACATTTTATTTCATTTTAGGTATAACGTTCGGTTTTAACCTATAATTTTATTAATTGACTTCTTTAATACCTTTTAACAGGATTATTTGTCTAATTGGCACAGGTTTTCCATCCACTTCTGCAAAAAGAGGTTCTTCTCTTCTACCTGCAACTTGAAAACCTTGTTTGCCCATTCTTTCCATACAATCTGTGATTGTTTCATTTTCTTCTACTTCAAACCAAACTGTTTCTTTTTTCATGAAAATAACTTTCCTTTCCTTACACTCTTCACCCAAAAACCACCATGAATTGACTTCGGCTCGTATGCAATGATAAACACTTTTGGGTCAATTTCCTTTAACTTTGCATATAATTTCAATTCATATTTTCGTGGTGTTAGTATTTGCAGCGCAACTCTATTACCATCTAACCCGTGGGCTATCCAATCCGTCACACCATATCCTTCATTTCTTAATACTGTTGGCAGATCCGTATCGACATTGGTTGTTATAACATTGACCATAATATAACCTAGTGCCATCTTCTCTTCTATTTTCATTCCTATTATTACGCCAGTTCCATAACCAAGCGCATATGCAATTAGATTTTGAATCTCATTTAAGTTGTCCAAAACAAGACCAAGACCCACTATGTAAATAACGACCTCCACTACACTTATCATGGCAGCAATATAACGAAATCCCTTTAATGTAAGGATCATACGTAATGTAAAGAAAGTAACATACACAATATTAATCGAAAATATGATTAAAACCATCAAGATTGCTGAAGAATCCACTAAATCCACCCCTTTTAGCCATGCGTTTGTCACTTATTATCGCACACTCGGAAATATTATCAACTATTTGAAGACGTTCGAGGATATTTTTTTAAGAGATTAGGATTATGACAGATTCAGTATCGTTCGATTTATTGGAAAAGTACGGGAGAGGGTGACTAGTTTTTCTACAAGAGCTATTAGTTTGTTCATAAAAGCAAGTATTTTTAGCATAAGAGATACCTAATTATTATGTTTAAATAACCACTACTCGATATAGGATTAAAGCAATCCAGAGGTAGATAATGGTCTCTTGAATTATTATCCATAATCAGTTAGAATATGACGCTTCGATACCAAATTTCACATTTAAGAGTTATCTCTTTGTGAGATAGGTCATTGATTTTACGCAACAAAAAAAGTTGTTACCAATTACTCGGTAACAACTTTTAATAGTGCCCAGCGACGTCCTACTCTTGCAGGGGGAAACCCCCAACTACCATCGGCGCTGAAGAGCTTAACTTCCGTGTTCGGTATGGGAACGGGTGTGACCTCTTCGCCATCATCACTAGACTAGTTCGGCTTTCAATACACTGCGCATTGCGTTGTCAACTTCATTCGATCAATCAGTCACGTACTTAAGTACGCTCCTTCTTTCTCTCAATAGTTTCCTAGCATTGTTTGCGTCTTGAAACCCTCTAATTTGAGTGCTTGTTCACTCAAAACTGGATAAAAGACATTGAAATGTGCAAATTCTATTTGGTTAAGTCCTCGATCGATTAGTATTCGTCAGCTGCACATGTCGCCACGCTTCCACCCCGAACCTATCTACCTCATCGTCTTTGAGGGATCTTACTTACTTGCGTAATGGGAAATCTCATCTTGAGGGGGGCTTCGTGCTTAGATGCTTTCAGCACTTATCCCGTCCACACATAGCTACCCAGCGATGCTCTTGGCAGAACAACTGGTACACCAGCGGTGTGTCCATCCCGGTCCTCTCGTACTAAGGACAGCTCCTCTCAAATTTCCTACGCCCACGACGGATAGGGACCGAACTGTCTCACGACGTTCTGAACCCAGCTCGCGTACCGCTTTAATGGGCGAACAGCCCAACCCTTGGGACCGACTACAGCCCCAGGATGCGATGAGCCGACATCGAGGTGCCAAACCTCCCCGTCGATGTGGACTCTTGGGGGAGATAAGCCTGTTATCCCCGGGGTAGCTTTTATCCGTTGAGCGATGGCCCTTCCATGCGGAACCACCGGATCACTAAGCCCGTCTTTCGACCCTGCTCGACTTGTAGGTCTCGCAGTCAAGCTCCCTTCTGCCTTTACACTCTTCGAATGATTTCCAACCATTCTGAGGGAACCTTTGGGCGCCTCCGTTACACTTTAGGAGGCGACCGCCCCAGTCAAACTACCC
The nucleotide sequence above comes from Psychrobacillus glaciei. Encoded proteins:
- the purE gene encoding 5-(carboxyamino)imidazole ribonucleotide mutase codes for the protein MNVKIGVIMGSVSDWETMKHSCEILEELQIPYEKKVVSAHRTPDLMFEYAEQARMRGIQVIIAGAGGAAHLPGMVAAKTTLPVIGVPVQSKALNGLDSLLSIVQMPGGVPVATVAIGKAGATNAGLLAAQILSITDRDVEKRLENRREATKNSVLESNGELE
- a CDS encoding NETI motif-containing protein — its product is MKKETVWFEVEENETITDCMERMGKQGFQVAGRREEPLFAEVDGKPVPIRQIILLKGIKEVN
- a CDS encoding DUF2179 domain-containing protein — its product is MVLIIFSINIVYVTFFTLRMILTLKGFRYIAAMISVVEVVIYIVGLGLVLDNLNEIQNLIAYALGYGTGVIIGMKIEEKMALGYIMVNVITTNVDTDLPTVLRNEGYGVTDWIAHGLDGNRVALQILTPRKYELKLYAKLKEIDPKVFIIAYEPKSIHGGFWVKSVRKGKLFS
- the purK gene encoding 5-(carboxyamino)imidazole ribonucleotide synthase; amino-acid sequence: MTKVIYPGQTIGIIGGGQLGRMMALAAKEAGFKIAVLEPTIDSPCGQVADIRIVAPYNDEAALEELAEVSDVITYEFENIDYTGLKRLTEIAYVPQGAELVKITQDRINEKKEIQASGVPIAKFVEASTFEELEQRIEEIGFPCVVKTARGGYDGKGQQIVRSKDHLNNAKVLFEHSACIAEAFVSFEKEISVIVQRNGAGQTYCLPIGENIHVNHILHETIVPARIDASLATKAIIAAETIANHLNLVGTLAVEMFVLENNEILINELAPRPHNSGHYSIEACSISQFHQHIRAICGWPLREPKLWTDSIMVNILGQHVIPLTNSISKYPNWSVHMYGKSEAKTNRKMGHVTILSTNIEETLKEIEQSKIWS